Proteins encoded within one genomic window of Companilactobacillus sp.:
- a CDS encoding EamA family transporter: MSDKLLTPNTSASRLRRKGIILSLSSQILWGTAGNVAQYLFNTTNMTVNWIISFRLLLAGIILLGFTWMTHGAKYVMAVWHGFKSSVSLLVFSILAMLGIQLTYFMTIKYSNAATATVLQFTSPVLIIGYVALKRRKLPNFIETWTVLFAVIGTVLLITQGNLSVLSVPLPAVIWGLLLAVSDSLYILMPIKLLHDYGTLPIVAWSFLIGGIIMNFIQPIWVGFPPVNWTTFWILFFMVVPATVFAYLMELQSIPLLPPVTISLLQAAEPISATLIAVLFMGVSFNWVGTLGIILVIATVFIESIPYHKKPIKPKHS, from the coding sequence TTGAGCGACAAACTTTTGACGCCAAATACTTCCGCCTCACGGTTACGTAGAAAAGGTATCATCCTTTCCTTGAGCAGTCAGATCCTTTGGGGAACTGCCGGAAATGTTGCACAATATTTATTCAATACTACCAACATGACAGTTAATTGGATCATCAGCTTTAGATTATTGCTAGCTGGCATCATCTTATTAGGTTTTACTTGGATGACGCACGGGGCAAAATACGTCATGGCCGTCTGGCACGGATTTAAAAGTTCTGTTTCTTTGCTAGTTTTCAGCATCTTAGCGATGCTGGGAATTCAGCTAACTTATTTCATGACCATTAAATACAGTAATGCCGCCACCGCGACCGTTTTACAATTTACCTCGCCAGTTTTGATTATCGGATACGTCGCTTTAAAAAGACGAAAGTTACCAAATTTCATCGAAACCTGGACAGTACTTTTTGCTGTTATCGGAACAGTTTTGTTGATCACACAAGGAAACTTAAGTGTCTTGAGCGTTCCGTTGCCAGCAGTGATTTGGGGATTATTATTGGCAGTTTCAGATTCTTTATATATCTTGATGCCGATCAAACTGCTTCACGACTATGGGACTTTGCCAATCGTTGCCTGGTCATTCTTGATTGGTGGAATCATCATGAACTTCATCCAACCAATTTGGGTCGGCTTTCCACCAGTTAACTGGACCACCTTCTGGATCTTGTTCTTCATGGTCGTACCAGCAACTGTCTTCGCTTATTTGATGGAATTACAAAGTATTCCACTGTTGCCCCCAGTAACAATTTCGTTACTACAAGCTGCCGAACCTATTTCAGCAACCTTGATTGCAGTATTATTTATGGGCGTCAGCTTCAACTGGGTCGGAACTTTAGGTATCATCTTGGTAATTGCGACAGTCTTTATTGAGTCGATTCCCTATCACAAAAAACCAATTAAGCCTAAACATTCTTAA
- a CDS encoding GntR family transcriptional regulator, with product MPIPVSKPFEKQTAKDRAYHQIKEWIIDGTLTPNEKLAEVDLASAISVSRTPIREALLKLNEDGFVIMAAGKITKVAPLESEDISRLYEPMAVIEGLAANQAASRVTEDDFKKLAMLEKKYRVALNSQKQAAALKADRNFHEKILEIANNSYEKQFSELLYGHIIRYEMYFFNSLAKDSKQQPITSHHDALLRALAEHNSPKASAAMTKDWLTTMKTLQSFEVESDE from the coding sequence ATGCCGATACCAGTATCAAAACCGTTTGAAAAGCAAACAGCCAAGGACCGGGCTTATCACCAAATCAAAGAGTGGATCATTGATGGGACTTTGACGCCAAATGAGAAATTAGCTGAAGTTGATCTAGCTTCAGCAATCTCCGTCAGTCGTACGCCCATCCGTGAAGCGTTGTTGAAATTAAACGAAGATGGTTTTGTGATCATGGCAGCGGGGAAGATCACCAAAGTGGCACCATTAGAAAGTGAAGATATTTCACGCCTGTATGAACCAATGGCAGTTATCGAAGGCTTAGCCGCAAATCAGGCAGCTAGTCGAGTTACAGAAGATGATTTCAAGAAGTTAGCAATGCTTGAAAAGAAATATCGAGTTGCTTTGAATTCTCAAAAGCAAGCTGCCGCTTTAAAGGCCGACAGAAATTTCCATGAGAAAATATTAGAAATTGCTAACAATTCATACGAAAAGCAATTTTCAGAGTTGCTCTACGGCCATATTATTAGATACGAAATGTATTTCTTTAACTCATTAGCCAAAGATTCCAAACAGCAACCGATCACTAGTCACCATGATGCATTACTTAGAGCTTTAGCAGAACACAATTCACCTAAGGCTAGTGCGGCCATGACCAAAGATTGGCTGACGACTATGAAGACTTTACAAAGTTTTGAAGTTGAAAGCGATGAATAA
- a CDS encoding LysM peptidoglycan-binding domain-containing protein gives MKKVLSFAFVSALALTAFGIKTSTSQAATTVDSNHVSVVAGDTYKSIAAANGVSIPELEQANGREIGGFDLIFPGEIITLPTSTAVQQNVEQTQTQEQAPVQEEQVQAPVQEQAPVQQEQTQAAAQPAQTQQATTQSAGQSAGQFKISFYDPAVLGSNMGYGGVAANLSIFPKGTRLMITLADGTTMYRTVNDTGTFAYSNPYQLDVAMPNASIPSYGVTSATVTVVG, from the coding sequence ATGAAAAAAGTATTATCATTTGCATTCGTAAGTGCATTGGCTTTAACAGCCTTTGGTATCAAAACAAGTACTTCTCAAGCTGCTACAACAGTAGACAGCAATCACGTATCTGTTGTTGCAGGTGACACATACAAGAGTATCGCTGCTGCTAACGGTGTTTCAATTCCTGAATTGGAACAAGCTAACGGTCGCGAAATTGGTGGATTTGATCTTATCTTCCCAGGTGAAATCATTACTTTACCAACATCAACTGCAGTACAACAAAATGTAGAACAAACACAAACACAAGAACAAGCACCTGTTCAAGAAGAACAAGTACAAGCTCCAGTACAAGAACAAGCACCTGTACAACAAGAACAAACACAAGCTGCAGCTCAACCTGCACAAACACAACAAGCTACAACACAAAGTGCTGGCCAATCAGCTGGTCAATTCAAGATCAGTTTCTATGATCCAGCCGTATTAGGTTCAAACATGGGTTATGGTGGTGTTGCTGCCAACCTTTCAATCTTCCCTAAGGGTACAAGATTGATGATCACATTAGCTGATGGTACAACAATGTACAGAACAGTTAACGATACAGGTACATTTGCATATAGCAACCCTTACCAATTAGACGTTGCTATGCCTAATGCAAGTATTCCTTCATACGGTGTTACATCTGCAACTGTTACAGTTGTTGGATAA
- a CDS encoding glucose PTS transporter subunit IIA has protein sequence MKNEETLLSPATGQVIDITEVNDPMFSEKAMGDGFGVRPTDTEIEAPLSGKIMLVAPTKHAIGIAADDGLEVLIHMGVDTVELDGKPFEVFVSEGDVITAGEKIATMDIYAIKKAGKSTDIIVAITNTAKMVKEVMPNIGNLKVGEAAATVSLLAEGEEAAPVKSKGGKVDFDQLAKDIVKNIGGAENVDSVIHCITRVRFYLKDDKKANDDVIKNLNGVLDVARAGGQYQVVIGPKVEEAFDAVVNVLGPGFGGEGAKPAEEKRHAPKGVWPKTKFYFSSLIGVITASMMPIIGLLAASGILKGLLSLCVSFHWISATSNTYMIINAMGDAVFYFLPLLVGFTAAKRLGANQIIVAVIGGVLAYPTLVQLATKTASSQMTINADFFGIPIHVANYTYSIFPMIAAAWLASIVEPWLKKHINASIRMIVAPLVEVFVVSALILVIVGPVITFLSSLLAGGIVSLLKFSPALSGLIIGGFYQCLVIFGLHWAVIPVVASQIATTGHSALNAIVSATMVAQGAAVLAVFLKTKKNIAIKQIAGAATLSAFAGITEPAMYGINLKYGRIFWTANIGGAVGGFLTGLLHVDMWGFAGSLIGFASFINPKGIDASFTGYLIASAAALIVGFTCTYFFGFKESDLDEKVHTVEKVRLGSREPAVNK, from the coding sequence ATGAAAAATGAAGAAACTTTACTTTCACCCGCTACTGGACAAGTGATCGATATCACGGAAGTAAATGACCCGATGTTTTCCGAAAAAGCAATGGGTGATGGGTTTGGGGTTCGTCCAACAGATACAGAAATTGAAGCTCCGCTTTCTGGAAAAATCATGTTGGTAGCACCAACCAAACATGCCATTGGAATTGCCGCTGATGATGGATTAGAAGTGTTGATCCACATGGGTGTCGATACCGTTGAACTGGATGGTAAGCCATTTGAGGTATTTGTATCTGAAGGCGATGTCATCACTGCAGGTGAAAAGATTGCAACCATGGATATTTATGCAATCAAGAAAGCCGGTAAATCGACCGATATTATTGTGGCAATCACCAATACCGCAAAAATGGTCAAAGAAGTCATGCCAAATATTGGCAACTTAAAAGTTGGTGAAGCTGCAGCCACTGTTTCATTATTGGCAGAAGGCGAAGAAGCTGCACCCGTTAAATCTAAGGGTGGCAAAGTCGACTTCGACCAGTTAGCCAAAGATATTGTCAAAAATATCGGTGGTGCTGAAAATGTCGACAGCGTGATCCACTGTATCACCCGGGTTCGTTTTTATCTAAAGGATGATAAAAAGGCGAATGACGACGTGATCAAGAATTTAAATGGAGTTCTTGATGTCGCTCGAGCAGGTGGACAGTACCAAGTCGTTATTGGACCGAAAGTTGAAGAAGCTTTCGATGCCGTAGTTAACGTTTTAGGACCTGGATTTGGTGGCGAAGGTGCCAAACCAGCTGAGGAAAAACGTCATGCACCTAAGGGCGTTTGGCCAAAAACTAAGTTTTACTTCAGTTCCTTGATTGGTGTTATCACCGCAAGTATGATGCCAATTATCGGACTATTAGCTGCATCAGGTATTTTAAAAGGTCTGTTATCTCTATGCGTATCGTTCCATTGGATCAGTGCAACTAGTAACACGTACATGATCATTAACGCTATGGGAGATGCAGTATTCTACTTCCTACCATTATTAGTTGGATTTACAGCTGCCAAGAGATTGGGAGCAAATCAGATCATCGTCGCAGTAATTGGTGGTGTGCTGGCATATCCAACTTTGGTACAGTTAGCAACTAAGACTGCCAGCAGTCAAATGACCATCAATGCCGATTTCTTCGGCATTCCGATTCACGTAGCTAACTATACTTATTCGATCTTCCCAATGATTGCAGCAGCTTGGCTAGCTTCAATCGTTGAACCTTGGTTGAAAAAACATATCAATGCTTCGATCAGAATGATCGTGGCTCCATTGGTTGAAGTATTCGTAGTTAGTGCTTTGATCTTAGTAATTGTTGGACCAGTTATTACATTCTTAAGTTCATTATTAGCCGGTGGAATCGTTTCATTGCTCAAATTCAGTCCCGCACTTTCAGGACTCATCATCGGTGGTTTCTACCAATGCTTAGTAATCTTCGGACTTCACTGGGCAGTTATCCCGGTTGTTGCCAGTCAAATCGCAACTACTGGACACAGTGCTTTGAACGCTATCGTCTCAGCAACCATGGTTGCTCAAGGTGCCGCAGTACTTGCAGTTTTTCTCAAGACTAAGAAGAACATTGCTATCAAACAAATTGCCGGTGCTGCAACACTATCAGCCTTTGCTGGTATTACAGAACCTGCTATGTATGGTATTAACTTGAAATACGGTCGAATCTTCTGGACAGCTAATATTGGTGGTGCAGTCGGTGGATTCTTAACCGGATTGCTACACGTCGATATGTGGGGCTTTGCCGGATCATTGATTGGATTTGCATCATTCATCAATCCTAAGGGAATTGATGCAAGCTTTACAGGTTACCTGATTGCTTCAGCTGCCGCTCTAATAGTTGGATTTACATGTACTTACTTCTTCGGATTTAAAGAATCAGATCTTGATGAAAAAGTTCATACAGTTGAAAAAGTTAGATTAGGTAGTCGTGAACCAGCAGTTAACAAATAA
- a CDS encoding glycoside hydrolase family 65 protein yields MKPLYLTVTDKHIRYSYEESDDKITVNKVYTINSAKSLGQNLDNFKTKIPNDFDVVVILNPIDVELRDTIVSCGNLPIDMGLTMENLLHIPTVGVHDVARLGLKQAVSTEIEHAGWHLEYYGSYSGKRQYGQESMQTIGNGYFGLRGSYVEAKASDDYYPGTYVAGVFDQLTTNINNRDIVNEDLVNLPNAQYMTFSIDDGDPFELSPDVIENVYRSLDMRTGVFTITMIVSLPNGKKIKVITKKVADMKNFHNYSLQYTVQPLNFSGEMKIFSEIDGSVTNSNVERYRDFDGKHLVVDKTQVDEDRALLLAHTKNSNVNIAVGTRIQSPNIDDAVLNSNRFQERISQSLSFHVVEGRSYTVEKTVSIYTSLETDSSLEFAVNDHAYHKNFADAVANSMRSWQKIWANEDIELTGDVTAQKLLRLNEFHATVSAQDHVNENLDASVGARGLHGEAYRGHIFWDELFVLPYYTMHYPNLTKALLMYRYNRLPAAKRYAEENGYKGAMYPWQSGMYGDEQSQSMHLNPITNSWDPDNSRKQRHVSLAIAYNIWNYYNMTLDDDFIKNYGLEMMLNIAKLWISMAEYDPETKTYSISNVMGPDEFHEGYPNAKESGLKNNAYTNIMTSWLFDKINYLLKKEPKDVVDENLKRADFTDDDLHAIDIIGHDLKLEFNDQNILGQFEGYFKLKDIDFDYYRRQYGDISRMDRILKSEGDSPDQYQLAKQADALMGLYNLREETFLDIMKEMGYPISDPNKFIKDNVNYYLQRTTHGSTLSRIVYSMLALKVNDKKLSWELFYQALTSDYYDIQGGTTAEGIHLGVMGATLNVVTSYFAGVDFRGEELTVDPNFPESWNALRFNLFFRGIHYYFTVTKDTVIVEADQDTHVQFKGEQVPLNANESKTINY; encoded by the coding sequence ATGAAACCGCTTTATTTAACCGTTACAGACAAACACATCCGATATTCCTACGAGGAATCGGATGACAAGATCACTGTTAATAAGGTATATACTATTAATTCTGCCAAATCATTGGGACAAAACTTAGATAACTTCAAAACTAAGATTCCAAATGATTTTGACGTCGTGGTAATTTTGAATCCGATCGACGTTGAATTACGAGACACCATCGTCAGTTGTGGCAACTTACCGATCGACATGGGATTAACTATGGAGAACTTGCTTCACATCCCGACCGTTGGTGTTCACGACGTGGCTCGTTTAGGCTTGAAACAAGCTGTATCGACCGAAATAGAACATGCCGGGTGGCACTTGGAATACTATGGTTCCTACTCTGGCAAACGTCAGTATGGACAAGAATCCATGCAGACTATTGGTAATGGATATTTTGGGCTGCGTGGATCATACGTCGAAGCAAAAGCCAGCGACGACTATTACCCTGGTACTTATGTAGCCGGCGTCTTCGACCAACTAACGACCAACATCAATAATCGAGACATCGTAAACGAAGACTTAGTCAATTTGCCAAATGCTCAATACATGACTTTTAGCATTGACGATGGCGACCCATTCGAATTATCGCCAGACGTGATCGAAAACGTCTATCGTTCGCTTGATATGAGAACCGGTGTCTTCACCATCACGATGATCGTATCCTTGCCAAATGGTAAGAAAATCAAGGTCATCACGAAAAAAGTCGCCGATATGAAAAATTTCCATAACTACTCGCTTCAATATACCGTGCAACCTTTAAACTTCTCTGGCGAAATGAAGATTTTTTCAGAGATCGATGGCTCCGTTACTAACTCAAACGTTGAAAGATATCGTGACTTTGACGGAAAACACTTGGTAGTCGATAAGACTCAAGTTGATGAAGACCGGGCCCTACTCTTGGCTCATACAAAAAACTCTAACGTCAATATCGCTGTCGGGACGAGAATTCAATCACCAAATATCGACGATGCTGTCTTAAACTCCAATCGTTTCCAGGAGCGGATCAGTCAATCGTTATCGTTTCACGTTGTCGAAGGTAGATCCTACACCGTTGAAAAAACTGTCAGCATCTACACTTCCTTAGAAACTGACTCTTCATTAGAGTTTGCGGTCAACGACCACGCTTATCACAAGAACTTCGCTGATGCGGTTGCTAACTCAATGCGTAGCTGGCAAAAAATTTGGGCCAATGAAGACATTGAATTGACCGGTGACGTGACTGCTCAAAAGTTGCTGAGATTAAATGAATTCCATGCAACAGTTTCTGCTCAAGATCACGTTAATGAAAACTTGGATGCATCTGTTGGTGCCCGTGGCCTTCACGGTGAAGCTTACCGTGGACATATTTTCTGGGACGAATTATTCGTTCTTCCTTATTACACGATGCACTATCCTAATTTGACCAAAGCATTATTGATGTACCGTTATAATCGTTTACCAGCTGCAAAGCGATACGCCGAAGAAAATGGCTATAAAGGTGCAATGTATCCTTGGCAAAGTGGTATGTACGGTGATGAGCAATCGCAATCAATGCATCTGAACCCAATCACTAATTCCTGGGATCCTGATAACTCCAGAAAGCAACGCCACGTATCATTGGCTATTGCCTACAACATTTGGAATTACTACAACATGACTTTAGATGATGACTTCATCAAAAATTATGGCCTAGAAATGATGCTGAACATTGCTAAGCTTTGGATCAGCATGGCTGAATACGATCCAGAGACAAAGACATATTCAATTTCTAACGTCATGGGTCCTGATGAATTCCACGAAGGCTATCCAAATGCTAAGGAATCAGGCTTAAAAAATAACGCCTATACAAATATCATGACTAGTTGGCTTTTTGACAAGATCAATTACTTGTTGAAGAAAGAACCAAAAGATGTCGTTGACGAAAATCTCAAACGGGCCGACTTTACCGATGACGACTTGCACGCCATCGATATTATTGGACATGATCTAAAGCTTGAATTTAATGATCAAAACATTTTGGGACAATTTGAGGGCTACTTCAAACTCAAAGATATCGACTTTGATTACTACAGACGTCAGTATGGCGATATTTCCAGAATGGACCGGATCCTCAAGTCTGAAGGAGATTCACCTGATCAGTATCAACTTGCTAAACAAGCTGATGCACTGATGGGACTTTACAATTTACGTGAAGAGACCTTCTTGGATATTATGAAGGAGATGGGATATCCTATCTCAGATCCAAATAAATTTATCAAAGATAATGTTAACTATTATTTGCAAAGAACCACTCATGGTTCAACCTTGTCGAGAATCGTGTACTCAATGCTTGCTCTCAAAGTAAACGATAAGAAATTATCGTGGGAATTGTTCTATCAGGCATTGACCAGTGACTACTACGACATTCAAGGTGGTACTACCGCTGAAGGTATTCATTTAGGCGTTATGGGTGCAACTTTAAATGTTGTTACATCATACTTTGCCGGCGTTGACTTCAGAGGAGAAGAATTAACTGTTGATCCTAACTTCCCTGAATCATGGAACGCTTTGAGATTTAACTTATTCTTTAGAGGCATCCACTATTACTTCACCGTCACTAAAGATACCGTCATCGTTGAAGCCGACCAAGATACGCATGTTCAATTCAAAGGTGAACAAGTACCACTAAATGCAAATGAATCAAAAACAATTAACTATTAA
- a CDS encoding Cof-type HAD-IIB family hydrolase — protein sequence MKKYQGVVFFDLDGTLFDDDKNVSDRNLLSLDLLRENDILPVIATGRNQFEIADLIKKGKFDSFITANGSYVVYEGKPIDVQEIPQKINSELVTFASHFNEEVAFYNNVGCAVTGDNQMVDDNYKALRLKKFVDPDFYKNNTINFSFIYTPVGVDDHQAKYEEIFGSDLTFYRNNPRGLDVVMKGVSKAEGITSLIRHANLQGIPTYAFGDGNNDIPMFKEVDNPIAMVNGLSVAKRNAKYITKEDNNHSGIYYELRELKLI from the coding sequence ATGAAAAAGTACCAAGGAGTCGTATTTTTTGATCTAGACGGAACGTTGTTCGACGATGACAAGAACGTTTCTGATCGAAATTTATTGTCGCTAGATTTATTAAGAGAAAATGATATTCTCCCAGTAATTGCGACCGGAAGAAATCAGTTTGAAATTGCCGACTTGATCAAAAAAGGGAAGTTTGACTCCTTTATTACCGCTAACGGAAGCTATGTAGTTTATGAAGGAAAACCGATCGACGTTCAAGAAATTCCTCAGAAGATCAATTCTGAACTAGTGACTTTTGCCAGCCACTTCAATGAAGAAGTAGCTTTTTACAATAACGTTGGTTGTGCAGTCACTGGTGACAATCAGATGGTTGACGATAACTACAAGGCCTTACGATTGAAAAAATTCGTAGATCCTGATTTCTACAAAAATAACACCATCAACTTTTCTTTCATTTATACTCCAGTCGGCGTTGATGATCATCAAGCAAAATATGAAGAAATCTTCGGCAGCGACTTGACCTTTTATCGTAATAATCCACGTGGATTAGATGTGGTCATGAAAGGTGTCTCAAAGGCAGAAGGAATCACTAGTCTGATCCGTCACGCCAATCTACAAGGTATTCCCACTTATGCTTTTGGCGATGGAAACAATGATATACCAATGTTTAAAGAAGTTGATAATCCAATCGCAATGGTGAATGGATTATCAGTTGCCAAACGAAACGCCAAGTATATCACGAAAGAGGACAATAATCATAGTGGAATTTATTACGAATTACGAGAACTTAAATTAATTTAA